The following proteins come from a genomic window of Halomicroarcula saliterrae:
- a CDS encoding YkgJ family cysteine cluster protein, translating into MEVDCEGCAGCCIDWRPLTGRDIDHERTGPFDPFDDSYNLVPLGREEIRGFVEAGYGDALRPRLWRATDDRSVTLDGVDVAAIDGRPVFFVGLRKPPKPVAPFDRPPTWLRSCAFLDPTTLQCRIHDGDLYPDACSTYPGENLLLSTETECERVERVHGGRRLLDDEPPDVTPRFGPDAVGERVFAHPEPDRVAGRVERFRDGELTPADRAEFVAVAAASSPGTLAVNGDRYEQVLETVLEADSWAGRAIETWERAVEGIGERATDAPEPSDVEDADGAPPTPGW; encoded by the coding sequence ATGGAGGTCGACTGCGAGGGGTGTGCGGGCTGTTGTATCGACTGGCGACCGCTCACCGGCCGCGATATCGACCACGAGCGGACGGGGCCGTTCGACCCGTTCGACGACAGCTACAACCTCGTCCCCCTCGGCCGCGAGGAGATTCGGGGCTTCGTCGAAGCGGGCTACGGCGACGCGCTCCGCCCGCGGCTCTGGCGGGCCACCGACGACCGGTCGGTCACCCTCGACGGCGTGGACGTGGCCGCCATCGACGGCCGGCCCGTCTTCTTCGTCGGCCTCCGGAAGCCGCCCAAACCCGTCGCGCCGTTCGACCGGCCGCCGACGTGGCTCCGAAGCTGCGCCTTCCTGGACCCGACGACGCTGCAGTGTCGCATCCACGACGGCGACCTGTATCCGGACGCCTGCAGCACCTACCCCGGCGAGAACCTGCTGCTCTCGACCGAGACGGAGTGTGAGCGCGTCGAACGCGTCCACGGCGGCCGCCGTCTGCTCGACGACGAGCCCCCTGACGTGACGCCGCGCTTTGGCCCCGACGCGGTCGGCGAGCGGGTGTTCGCCCACCCCGAGCCCGACCGGGTGGCCGGTCGCGTCGAGCGCTTTCGCGACGGTGAGCTGACCCCTGCGGACCGCGCCGAGTTCGTCGCCGTCGCCGCCGCGTCGAGTCCGGGGACGCTCGCGGTCAACGGCGACCGCTACGAGCAGGTGCTGGAGACGGTACTGGAGGCCGATTCGTGGGCCGGCCGTGCCATCGAGACGTGGGAACGGGCGGTCGAAGGCATCGGCGAGCGCGCCACGGACGCTCCCGAGCCCAGTGACGTGGAGGACGCCGACGGCGCACCCCCGACGCCCGGCTGGTGA
- a CDS encoding DUF7530 family protein produces MSNENPHPDYGETWVYESIVGALPGIRLPTWAALAIQLVVFEVAVVGLSWYYDTWNVAIAATAVIFVATVGSIEMLRISTLVRRIDVPPTYRALLFSSNMEVVLSVLAYIALLTHIFVFDPQTASSPLLNTLFGPEPPVLVVYLMLLILWDICYRIGTGWWASVTGLWRSLRFRFDPETARVFQRADIETWGFGVLQLVLVPFVLNQSVLLAALLAHVVAVTVVTGASVGLLEVRSRSGVNRS; encoded by the coding sequence GTGAGCAACGAGAACCCCCACCCCGACTACGGCGAGACGTGGGTGTACGAGAGCATCGTCGGCGCGCTGCCGGGCATCCGACTGCCGACGTGGGCGGCCCTCGCCATCCAGCTCGTCGTCTTCGAGGTTGCCGTCGTCGGGCTGTCGTGGTACTACGACACGTGGAACGTCGCCATCGCGGCGACGGCGGTCATCTTCGTCGCCACCGTCGGCAGTATCGAGATGCTCCGCATCAGCACGCTCGTCCGCCGTATCGACGTCCCGCCGACCTACCGGGCGCTGCTTTTCTCCTCGAACATGGAGGTGGTGCTGTCGGTGCTCGCGTACATCGCCCTGCTGACCCACATCTTCGTCTTCGACCCGCAGACGGCCAGTTCCCCGTTGCTGAACACGCTATTCGGCCCCGAGCCACCGGTGCTGGTGGTGTATCTCATGTTGCTCATCCTGTGGGACATCTGCTATCGCATCGGCACCGGCTGGTGGGCCAGCGTCACCGGGCTCTGGCGGTCGCTGCGTTTCCGGTTCGACCCCGAGACGGCCCGGGTGTTCCAGCGTGCGGATATCGAGACGTGGGGCTTTGGCGTTCTCCAGCTCGTGCTCGTCCCGTTCGTACTGAACCAGTCGGTGCTGCTCGCGGCGTTGCTCGCTCACGTGGTCGCGGTCACGGTCGTCACTGGCGCCTCCGTCGGGCTGTTAGAGGTCAGGTCGAGAAGCGGCGTCAATCGGAGTTGA
- a CDS encoding DUF5786 family protein, translating to MSMGAYDDDEHERRERKNNEVVLSEDDDRTAYHGSVDYDSGESTEELLDQFKQINSD from the coding sequence ATGTCGATGGGAGCATACGACGACGACGAACACGAACGCCGTGAGCGCAAGAACAACGAGGTAGTGCTGTCGGAGGACGACGACCGGACAGCGTATCACGGGTCGGTCGACTACGACAGCGGCGAATCCACCGAGGAGCTGCTCGACCAGTTCAAGCAGATCAACTCCGATTGA
- a CDS encoding GNAT family N-acetyltransferase — translation MEIRELRDESERREAVPVLRQLWCDAEPNEILEWTGDDEYRLFGGFVEGELVGAAGVLVTCLLHHARHAWLYDLVVDDARREEGYGTALVAFVEEWARERGCEYVALASPLAKDGTHRYYENRAYEKWGYVIEKQL, via the coding sequence ATGGAAATCCGGGAGCTACGGGACGAAAGCGAGCGGCGTGAGGCCGTTCCAGTTCTCCGTCAACTGTGGTGTGACGCCGAGCCAAACGAGATACTGGAGTGGACGGGAGACGACGAGTACCGCTTGTTCGGTGGATTCGTTGAGGGGGAGCTAGTCGGCGCTGCTGGCGTCCTCGTCACGTGTCTGCTCCACCATGCTCGCCACGCGTGGCTCTACGATCTCGTCGTCGACGACGCTCGGAGGGAGGAGGGATACGGAACTGCGCTCGTCGCGTTCGTCGAGGAGTGGGCCAGAGAGCGAGGATGCGAGTACGTCGCGCTGGCATCGCCACTCGCGAAAGACGGAACCCATCGATACTACGAGAACAGAGCGTACGAGAAGTGGGGGTACGTTATAGAGAAACAACTCTGA
- a CDS encoding DUF5784 family protein, whose protein sequence is MAGPIRFRHSTERWNEDRVRRDLLSPLDDTFGAELNGPWFAPPDGWAARRLEMDNGDLALFTWNGQEAYWLGNTQTPETLWRTDKRTFERSPRPIADWAQRELLAQLEVEDPWLAEHETLAYFFLPVFLSKDGRDSTRTFFRDHAGGFPDAGRDEGLRFYDDFLATGVLDDYRYTMASKLGTSQGFDLSRMQATMGEFNTAKLLVDSGNDIVPEVELDSGHSVDFRVEDTLVEVTRPRPPSRRQVDTAIGALKASGDAKTRDQLAAHPGAVLVVDCTSFHDDEWRRVLAEQPSVGYEPLVVFRYRPDGRLEGYARGSVPFPLPF, encoded by the coding sequence GTGGCTGGCCCGATTCGATTTCGACACTCGACAGAACGCTGGAACGAGGACCGTGTCCGGCGTGACCTTCTCTCACCGCTCGACGACACGTTCGGCGCAGAACTGAACGGCCCGTGGTTCGCCCCGCCCGACGGGTGGGCGGCCCGCCGGCTGGAGATGGACAACGGCGACCTGGCGCTCTTTACGTGGAACGGACAAGAGGCGTACTGGCTCGGCAACACGCAGACGCCCGAGACGCTCTGGCGGACGGACAAGCGGACGTTCGAGCGAAGCCCCCGACCGATCGCCGACTGGGCCCAGCGGGAGCTGCTGGCCCAGCTCGAGGTCGAGGACCCGTGGCTCGCCGAGCACGAGACACTGGCGTACTTTTTCCTCCCGGTCTTTCTCTCGAAGGACGGCCGCGACTCCACCCGGACGTTCTTCCGGGACCACGCCGGGGGCTTCCCCGACGCCGGCCGCGACGAGGGACTCCGGTTCTACGACGACTTCCTCGCGACCGGCGTGCTCGACGACTACCGCTACACGATGGCCAGCAAACTGGGCACCAGTCAGGGCTTCGACCTCTCGCGGATGCAGGCGACGATGGGGGAGTTCAACACCGCCAAGCTGCTCGTCGACTCGGGCAACGACATCGTCCCCGAGGTCGAACTGGACTCGGGCCACTCGGTCGATTTCCGCGTCGAGGACACCCTCGTCGAGGTGACCCGCCCGCGCCCGCCCAGCCGGCGGCAGGTCGACACCGCCATCGGCGCCCTGAAAGCGTCGGGCGACGCCAAGACCCGCGACCAGCTGGCGGCCCACCCCGGCGCCGTGCTCGTCGTGGACTGTACCTCCTTCCACGACGACGAGTGGCGGCGCGTGCTCGCCGAACAGCCGAGCGTCGGCTACGAGCCGCTCGTCGTCTTCCGCTACCGACCCGACGGCCGCCTCGAAGGCTACGCCCGCGGCTCGGTCCCGTTCCCGCTCCCGTTCTGA
- a CDS encoding AIM24 family protein, producing MDIDKFISENRPDEGGDTFQLENSKLLDIAVDGKVVTKAGAMVAYEGDLTFTGSSNAEGGIKGFIKSKATSEGTPVMNVEGTGHLYVADDAKEIQVMDLDAGESISVNGNDVLAFESSVDYSISTIGSISGASAGGLTNVFLEGPGSIAITTHGNPLVLTPPVKTDPQATVAWSANNSPSSSVNRSLSDMVGQSSGEQYQLEFSNPDGFVIVQPFEEGNPQQ from the coding sequence ATGGACATAGACAAATTCATCAGCGAGAACCGACCGGACGAGGGTGGCGACACCTTCCAGCTCGAAAACAGCAAACTCCTCGACATCGCCGTCGACGGGAAGGTCGTGACCAAGGCCGGGGCGATGGTCGCCTACGAGGGTGACCTCACCTTTACCGGCTCGTCGAACGCCGAAGGCGGTATCAAGGGGTTCATCAAATCCAAGGCGACCAGCGAGGGGACACCCGTGATGAACGTCGAGGGGACCGGCCACCTCTACGTCGCCGACGACGCCAAAGAGATCCAGGTTATGGACCTCGACGCCGGCGAGTCCATCTCCGTCAACGGCAACGACGTGCTGGCGTTCGAGTCGAGCGTCGACTACAGCATCTCGACCATCGGCAGCATCTCCGGCGCCTCCGCGGGCGGCCTGACCAACGTCTTCCTCGAAGGCCCCGGCAGCATCGCTATCACGACCCACGGGAACCCGCTCGTACTGACGCCGCCGGTCAAGACCGACCCACAGGCCACGGTCGCCTGGAGCGCCAACAACTCGCCGTCCAGCAGCGTCAACCGCAGCCTCTCCGATATGGTCGGCCAGTCGTCCGGCGAGCAGTACCAGCTGGAGTTCTCGAACCCCGACGGGTTCGTCATCGTCCAGCCCTTCGAAGAAGGCAACCCACAGCAGTAG
- a CDS encoding acyl-CoA thioesterase translates to MPNVADTHIVNRERVQPTHANNYDSAHGGLVMKWMDEIGAMSAMRAAEQSCVTAQMSRVDFERPIPIGDNALVESYAYATGRTSVRVRIEVSAENPHTGETEPTTSAYATFVAVEDGKPTPVPDLEVEGEKCKELQEKALAEEPSRE, encoded by the coding sequence ATGCCCAACGTCGCCGACACGCATATCGTCAACCGCGAGCGCGTCCAGCCGACCCACGCCAACAACTACGACTCCGCCCACGGCGGTCTCGTGATGAAGTGGATGGACGAAATCGGCGCGATGTCCGCCATGCGGGCCGCCGAACAGTCCTGTGTCACCGCCCAGATGTCCCGCGTCGACTTCGAGCGGCCCATCCCCATCGGTGACAACGCCCTCGTCGAGTCCTACGCCTACGCCACCGGCCGCACGAGCGTCCGCGTGCGAATAGAAGTCAGCGCCGAGAACCCCCACACCGGCGAGACCGAGCCGACCACCTCGGCTTACGCCACCTTCGTCGCCGTCGAGGACGGCAAACCGACGCCGGTTCCGGACCTCGAAGTCGAGGGCGAGAAATGCAAGGAACTCCAGGAGAAGGCACTGGCCGAGGAGCCGAGTCGGGAGTGA
- a CDS encoding restriction endonuclease gives MYETTPEMFEILCKMVLARRLNTDSLHVTAFRQDEGIDIEGYIDEDVFTALFGAQVKRYTEGNTVGNNHVQRFSGALTQANYQTGTYITSSSFTAPAVEAAKDLQIHLVDGERLAMTMVQHRIGVNEIRDGYEVDGEFWEALKEPEQQDTVPSTEVPLANSFETLRLFLKAIEKTDGSKRAIHGEVSDFDPRHADLYGTAGWLLGFVHKDTPKSVDGRDVRRWGLTSDGVKYLRLHERGDTEAAESLLVDAVREVEIIRRMYELIEREGELTYDALKEKLSVETTLAETSVSRRASTVAQWLTVLPDVEAVSDGHSKKFVQI, from the coding sequence ATGTACGAAACTACTCCGGAGATGTTCGAGATTCTGTGTAAGATGGTTCTTGCCCGTCGGTTGAATACAGATTCGCTACACGTGACGGCTTTCCGCCAAGATGAGGGCATCGATATTGAGGGTTACATCGACGAGGACGTTTTTACCGCGTTGTTCGGGGCACAGGTCAAACGCTATACCGAGGGTAACACCGTCGGGAACAACCACGTCCAGCGGTTTAGCGGTGCTTTGACTCAGGCGAACTATCAAACTGGGACGTATATCACGTCCAGTTCGTTCACAGCGCCTGCCGTAGAGGCGGCCAAAGATCTGCAGATACATCTCGTTGATGGTGAACGTCTCGCGATGACGATGGTACAGCACCGGATCGGCGTGAACGAAATTCGAGATGGGTACGAGGTGGACGGGGAGTTCTGGGAGGCGCTAAAAGAGCCGGAACAGCAAGATACTGTTCCATCAACTGAGGTCCCGCTCGCGAACAGTTTCGAGACACTCCGGCTCTTTCTGAAGGCTATCGAAAAGACGGATGGCTCCAAGAGAGCGATTCACGGCGAAGTTTCCGATTTCGACCCGAGACACGCTGATCTGTATGGTACTGCAGGATGGTTACTGGGGTTCGTTCACAAGGACACGCCGAAGTCGGTGGACGGCCGTGACGTACGTCGGTGGGGACTCACGAGTGATGGTGTAAAGTACCTCAGACTCCACGAACGGGGTGACACAGAGGCTGCTGAGTCGTTACTGGTCGATGCAGTTCGGGAGGTGGAAATCATCCGGCGTATGTACGAACTGATCGAACGTGAGGGGGAATTGACCTACGATGCACTGAAAGAGAAGCTGTCTGTGGAAACGACGCTCGCTGAAACGAGCGTTTCACGCCGAGCGAGTACTGTCGCGCAGTGGCTCACCGTGTTGCCGGACGTCGAAGCGGTGTCCGACGGGCACAGCAAGAAGTTCGTCCAGATATAG
- a CDS encoding DUF7114 family protein, whose protein sequence is MEEVAAVRQAALASVDDIEPDRLRERITARLDDASFAPGVLTLVTATAVRGRSVDGDEDIAAGVQLIYEGLTLTRRLAHDDPWTTGDRDAADLDILIADILVSRGFYLLARTDAAEAAVDVVRAFGRDQTELRSTGDTALDDALEVDICELAVVAGVTAADHELTPDLRALGADLAADGLPESVALVDGDVAAALAAETDSDPGTEAAADH, encoded by the coding sequence ATGGAGGAAGTGGCGGCGGTCCGCCAGGCAGCACTGGCGAGCGTCGACGACATCGAGCCCGACCGGCTCCGTGAACGTATCACCGCCCGACTCGACGATGCCTCGTTCGCCCCGGGCGTGCTGACGCTCGTCACCGCGACAGCGGTACGGGGCCGGTCGGTCGACGGCGACGAGGATATCGCCGCCGGCGTCCAGCTCATCTACGAGGGGCTCACACTCACTCGCCGGCTCGCCCACGACGACCCCTGGACCACCGGCGACCGCGACGCCGCCGACCTGGATATCCTCATCGCCGACATCCTCGTCTCCCGCGGCTTTTACCTGCTGGCCCGCACCGACGCCGCCGAGGCCGCCGTCGACGTGGTCCGGGCCTTCGGTCGGGACCAGACCGAACTCCGGAGCACCGGCGACACCGCCCTCGACGACGCGCTGGAGGTCGACATCTGCGAGCTCGCCGTCGTCGCCGGCGTGACCGCCGCCGACCACGAGCTCACCCCCGACCTGCGCGCGCTCGGGGCCGACCTCGCCGCGGACGGGCTCCCGGAGAGCGTCGCCCTCGTCGACGGCGACGTGGCCGCGGCTCTGGCGGCCGAAACGGACTCCGACCCGGGGACCGAAGCCGCCGCCGACCACTGA
- a CDS encoding enoyl-CoA hydratase/isomerase family protein, translating into MLRTTVDGDVRVLTLDRPARRNALDRAALRALSEAIADATEPVVYLRGAGEAFCAGADLDVVQALDAAGAADFAALGQRVANAFEGYDGAVVAGVDGPARGGGVELALACDLRVATPAATFAETGVKLGLFGAWGGTTRLPRIVGAGTAMDLALSGRTVDAETALRMGLVSRVTDTPRDVADELAAVDHRALRTLKRRLRDDSDQQTGDEREREAFAELVESG; encoded by the coding sequence ATGCTCCGGACGACCGTCGACGGCGACGTGCGCGTGCTGACACTCGACCGACCCGCGCGGCGCAACGCGCTCGACCGCGCCGCCCTGCGTGCGCTTTCGGAGGCAATCGCGGACGCGACCGAGCCGGTCGTCTATCTCCGCGGCGCGGGCGAGGCGTTCTGTGCCGGCGCGGACCTCGACGTGGTGCAGGCGCTCGACGCGGCGGGCGCCGCAGACTTCGCCGCGCTGGGCCAGCGGGTCGCGAACGCGTTCGAGGGGTACGACGGCGCGGTCGTGGCCGGTGTCGACGGGCCGGCCCGCGGCGGCGGCGTCGAACTGGCGCTCGCCTGTGACCTGCGGGTGGCGACCCCGGCGGCGACGTTCGCGGAGACTGGCGTGAAACTCGGCCTCTTTGGCGCGTGGGGCGGGACGACTCGTCTCCCGCGAATCGTCGGTGCGGGCACGGCGATGGACCTGGCGCTGTCGGGCCGGACCGTCGACGCCGAGACGGCGCTGCGGATGGGGCTCGTCTCCCGGGTGACCGACACCCCCCGCGACGTGGCCGACGAACTGGCCGCCGTCGACCACCGGGCGCTCCGGACGCTGAAGCGACGGCTCAGAGACGACAGCGACCAGCAGACCGGCGACGAACGCGAGCGAGAGGCCTTCGCAGAGCTGGTAGAGTCGGGGTAG
- a CDS encoding DUF3105 domain-containing protein: MVDCDYCGASFDGEEAYLDHLADSHEGELGAIDQRRVDSRGSDDDDGVSLSVVAAGVGLVLVVGAVLYVTQLSGGGGAEGIEGAALNESGDSERLSSVERFPSEGNQHVDSGTDISYAQSPPLSGTHYSTAARGGFYEEPQPAGNIVHGLEHGAVVIYYDEDAMNESTRTSLQAFADTHTGQWRSVIVVPNPDAEPESDFVLTAWRHRMYMDSYDARTVFAFLSEFLGRGPENPVR, from the coding sequence ATGGTTGACTGCGACTACTGTGGGGCGTCGTTCGACGGCGAGGAAGCCTATCTCGACCACCTCGCCGACAGTCACGAGGGGGAACTCGGCGCTATCGACCAGCGACGGGTCGACAGCCGCGGGAGTGACGACGACGACGGCGTCTCGCTGAGCGTGGTGGCGGCCGGCGTCGGCCTCGTCCTGGTCGTCGGTGCGGTCCTCTACGTCACACAGCTGAGCGGCGGCGGCGGTGCCGAGGGTATCGAGGGGGCCGCGCTGAACGAGTCGGGCGACAGCGAGCGCCTCTCGTCGGTCGAGCGGTTCCCCAGCGAGGGGAACCAGCACGTCGACAGCGGCACTGATATCAGCTACGCGCAGTCGCCACCGCTGTCCGGCACTCACTACTCCACGGCGGCCCGGGGCGGCTTCTACGAGGAGCCACAGCCGGCGGGTAACATCGTCCACGGGCTGGAACACGGCGCGGTCGTCATCTACTACGACGAGGACGCGATGAACGAGTCGACCCGAACCAGCCTGCAGGCGTTCGCCGACACCCACACCGGCCAGTGGCGCAGCGTCATCGTCGTCCCGAACCCCGACGCCGAGCCCGAGTCCGACTTCGTCCTGACGGCCTGGCGCCACCGCATGTACATGGACAGCTACGACGCCCGGACCGTCTTCGCGTTTCTCTCCGAGTTCCTCGGCCGCGGCCCCGAGAACCCGGTTCGGTAA
- a CDS encoding DUF460 domain-containing protein, translating to MNRTAALDAVIFGVDIQSGDVRGDAPSYALVVFDGDELQRDVVSRRKLRRRIDGEEPAIVATDNMYELAADKDQLVHFLGSLPDETMLVQVTGDERPEPLSRVAKRHGVPYGKKPMKEAEAAARLAAANVGQEVSAFTDTTEVKVARGRSTGKGGWSEDRYTRRIHGAVKTQAREVESELDAAGLAYERDVTEKYGGFANAVFRVEGRPRDIPVSTHRSGDTRIEIERVRRDGIEFRPLAKRRDHVVVGVDPGTTTAVAIVGLDGEVLDVYSSRTSDQADVIEWIIERGRPVVVAADVTPMPETVEKFRRSFDAAGWKPERDLPVDEKKHRTRHESYDNDHERDAMAAALYAFDHHESQFERVAEKVPPRHEVGPVVARVVAGEESVESVLRDIEGEDDPEEESAGHQPRELTADEKEIKRLNARIDRLEDHVEELKGTIQRKDEQLTEKDKQLEKARQDGRREVRKDREVTRLERRNDALERKVEDEQAKREELAEKLDRLKDLWRLDHSNFADVSEHEEGLVPVKVVEQFTRDAIDEADEQFGLVAGDIVMFRDASGAGKSTAQRLADVDPRLVLRNENLSDAADEVLFDHEIPVAPAEVVPVQEVDELAIAREEAVEDAIDDWHDRAEERRQERKTEMVDQIISEHRADRPVSGE from the coding sequence GTGAACCGTACGGCAGCGCTCGACGCCGTCATCTTCGGGGTAGACATCCAGAGCGGCGACGTCCGCGGGGACGCCCCCTCCTACGCGCTGGTGGTGTTCGACGGCGACGAGCTCCAGCGAGACGTCGTCTCGCGGCGGAAACTCAGGCGGCGCATCGACGGCGAGGAGCCCGCCATCGTGGCGACGGACAACATGTACGAACTGGCCGCCGACAAGGACCAGCTGGTCCACTTTCTGGGCTCGCTGCCCGACGAGACGATGCTGGTGCAGGTGACCGGCGACGAGCGACCGGAACCGCTCTCTCGGGTGGCCAAGCGCCACGGCGTCCCCTACGGCAAAAAGCCGATGAAGGAAGCGGAGGCGGCGGCCAGACTCGCGGCCGCGAACGTCGGTCAGGAGGTGTCGGCCTTCACCGATACCACGGAGGTGAAGGTCGCCCGGGGCCGCTCGACCGGGAAAGGCGGCTGGTCCGAGGACCGCTACACGCGGCGCATCCACGGCGCTGTCAAGACACAGGCCCGGGAGGTCGAGTCCGAACTCGACGCCGCCGGACTGGCCTACGAGCGCGACGTGACCGAGAAGTACGGCGGTTTCGCCAACGCCGTCTTCCGCGTCGAGGGGCGGCCGCGGGACATCCCGGTCTCGACGCACCGCTCGGGCGATACGCGAATCGAAATCGAGCGCGTGCGCCGTGACGGCATCGAGTTCCGCCCGCTGGCCAAGCGCCGGGACCACGTCGTCGTCGGCGTCGACCCCGGGACCACGACGGCGGTGGCCATCGTCGGCCTCGACGGCGAGGTACTGGACGTCTACTCCTCCCGGACCAGCGACCAGGCCGACGTCATCGAGTGGATTATCGAGCGCGGCCGACCGGTCGTCGTCGCCGCCGACGTGACGCCGATGCCCGAGACCGTCGAGAAGTTCCGCCGGTCGTTCGACGCCGCCGGCTGGAAGCCCGAGCGCGACCTGCCGGTCGACGAGAAGAAACACCGGACCCGCCACGAGAGCTACGACAACGACCACGAGCGGGACGCGATGGCCGCGGCGCTCTATGCCTTCGACCACCACGAGAGCCAGTTCGAGCGCGTCGCCGAGAAGGTGCCGCCCCGCCACGAGGTCGGCCCCGTCGTGGCCCGCGTCGTCGCCGGCGAGGAGTCAGTCGAGAGCGTGCTGCGTGACATCGAGGGCGAGGACGACCCGGAGGAGGAGAGCGCCGGCCACCAGCCCCGGGAGCTCACCGCCGACGAGAAGGAGATAAAGCGCCTGAACGCCCGCATCGACCGTCTCGAAGACCACGTCGAGGAGCTGAAAGGCACAATCCAGCGGAAAGACGAGCAGCTCACGGAGAAGGACAAACAGCTGGAGAAGGCCAGACAGGACGGGCGCCGTGAGGTCCGCAAGGACCGCGAGGTCACCCGGCTGGAGCGGCGCAACGACGCGCTGGAACGCAAAGTCGAGGACGAACAGGCGAAACGCGAGGAGCTGGCCGAGAAGCTCGACCGCCTGAAAGACCTCTGGCGGCTCGACCACTCGAACTTCGCCGACGTCTCCGAGCACGAGGAGGGGCTGGTCCCGGTGAAGGTCGTCGAGCAGTTCACCCGCGACGCCATCGACGAGGCCGACGAGCAGTTCGGGCTCGTAGCGGGCGACATCGTCATGTTCCGGGACGCCTCCGGCGCGGGGAAATCCACGGCCCAGCGGCTGGCCGACGTCGACCCGCGGCTGGTGCTTCGCAACGAGAACCTCTCCGACGCCGCCGACGAGGTGCTGTTCGACCACGAGATTCCCGTCGCTCCCGCCGAGGTGGTCCCCGTTCAAGAGGTCGACGAACTCGCCATCGCCCGCGAGGAGGCCGTCGAGGACGCCATCGACGACTGGCACGACCGGGCCGAGGAGCGCCGGCAGGAGCGGAAAACCGAGATGGTCGACCAGATTATCAGCGAGCATCGGGCCGACAGGCCAGTGAGCGGCGAGTAG
- a CDS encoding AAA family ATPase — MDAPLWTETHAPALEDIPQPEAREHLQGAIEEPMNLLVHGPKGSGKTAAVRAYAREVHANPDADFTELNVADVFDMTKKEVSNDPRFSSFIDSKRRRESSKADLINHVLKESASYTPMSGSYKTILLDNAEGIREDFQQALRRVMEQYYEATQFVIATRQPSALIPPIRSRCFPVVMRAPTHAETVGVLADIVESEGVEHDDDGLEYVAGYAEGDVRSAILAAQTTYEETGEVTMETAYETLTGLEADDAVESMVEAAEEGRFTDARSELDDLLVDEGYGADDVVEELLDVARSRYSGQRLATVHELAGETDMALTEAANERIQLSRLLADIGQL; from the coding sequence ATGGACGCCCCGCTGTGGACCGAGACGCACGCGCCGGCACTCGAAGATATCCCGCAGCCGGAGGCCCGCGAGCACCTGCAGGGAGCCATCGAGGAGCCGATGAACCTCCTCGTGCACGGGCCGAAGGGGTCGGGCAAGACCGCCGCCGTGCGGGCCTACGCCCGCGAGGTCCACGCGAACCCGGACGCCGATTTCACCGAACTCAACGTCGCCGACGTGTTCGACATGACGAAAAAGGAGGTGTCGAACGACCCCCGTTTTTCCTCCTTTATCGACAGCAAGCGCCGCCGGGAGTCCTCGAAGGCGGACCTCATCAACCACGTCCTGAAGGAGTCGGCGAGCTACACGCCGATGTCGGGCAGCTACAAGACCATCCTGCTGGACAACGCCGAGGGGATTCGCGAGGACTTCCAGCAGGCGCTGCGCCGGGTGATGGAGCAGTACTACGAGGCGACGCAGTTCGTCATCGCGACCCGCCAGCCCTCGGCGCTCATCCCACCGATTCGCTCGCGCTGTTTCCCGGTCGTGATGCGGGCACCGACCCACGCCGAGACCGTCGGCGTGCTCGCCGATATCGTCGAAAGCGAGGGCGTCGAGCACGACGACGACGGGCTGGAGTACGTCGCCGGCTACGCGGAGGGGGACGTCCGGTCGGCGATTCTCGCCGCCCAGACCACCTACGAGGAGACCGGCGAGGTGACCATGGAGACGGCCTACGAGACCCTGACCGGGCTGGAGGCCGACGACGCCGTCGAGTCGATGGTCGAGGCCGCCGAGGAGGGCCGTTTTACCGACGCCCGGTCCGAGCTCGACGACCTGCTCGTCGACGAGGGGTACGGGGCCGACGATGTCGTCGAGGAGCTGCTCGACGTGGCCCGCTCGCGCTACTCCGGACAGCGGCTGGCGACGGTCCACGAACTCGCGGGCGAGACCGACATGGCGCTGACGGAGGCCGCCAACGAGCGGATTCAGCTCTCGCGGCTGCTTGCCGATATCGGCCAGCTGTGA
- a CDS encoding 30S ribosomal protein S24e, which produces MDIDIIEEDENPMLHRTDVRFEVVHDEATPSRLSVRDSLAATLNKDAEEVVIHKLDTKFGMRKTVGYAKVYDSSEYARDVEQDHMLERNKIVADGEEEAEEA; this is translated from the coding sequence ATGGATATCGACATCATCGAGGAAGACGAAAATCCCATGTTGCACCGAACGGACGTCCGTTTCGAGGTCGTCCACGACGAGGCCACCCCCTCCCGTCTCTCTGTCCGGGACTCGCTCGCGGCGACGCTGAACAAGGACGCCGAAGAGGTCGTCATCCACAAGCTCGACACGAAGTTCGGCATGCGAAAGACCGTCGGCTACGCGAAGGTCTACGACAGCTCCGAGTACGCCCGCGACGTCGAGCAGGACCACATGCTCGAGCGCAACAAGATCGTCGCCGACGGCGAAGAGGAGGCCGAGGAGGCATAA